The Pangasianodon hypophthalmus isolate fPanHyp1 chromosome 2, fPanHyp1.pri, whole genome shotgun sequence genome window below encodes:
- the LOC113526859 gene encoding odorant receptor 131-2-like: MNTSRDAFEDAFIKNLISVGLGVIITYINGIFVYAFFKTPIFYTDPRYILYIHLVINDIMMLFISVTLQVMSYTVPFVNVTVCCFLLLVASTTSDNTALNLAAMALERYIAICKPLHHPQICTVKRTYICIGLIWLLSFVSVATDIIITLLNQPISFFLTATMCYSKNLFGSNEHLIKTIFIQALYLSSVWMTLIFTYFNVLQAANAATTDQVMARKARNTILLHGIQLLLCMLAYVTPLINYYFLALFPKYRSTFMFITYLLSNIFPRLLSPLIYGVRDQKMFKYVSTYLGFGQFSTQVRPVGKEPNS, from the coding sequence ATGAATACAAGCCGAGATGCATTTGAAGATGCATTTATAAAGAATTTAATATCGGTTGGATTAGGTGTCATAATAACCTACATCAATGGCATTTTTGTGTATGCCTTTTTCAAAACTCCAATTTTCTACACTGACCCAagatatattctatatattcaCCTTGTCATCAATGACATAATGATGCTTTTCATATCAGTTACTCTGCAAGTTATGTCTTACACCGTACCATTTGTCAATGTCACAGTCTGCTGTTTTCTGCTTCTGGTGGCCTCGACAACCTCAGACAACACTGCACTGAATCTGGCTGCAATGGCCTTGGAACGATACATTGCCATCTGCAAACCGCTGCATCACCCTCAGATCTGCACAGTGAAAAGGACCTACATCTGCATTGGTTTGATATGGCTTCTTTCCTTTGTGTCTGTGGCAACAGATATCATCATTACCTTACTGAACCAACCCATCAGTTTTTTCTTGACAGCAACTATGTGCTATAGCAAGAACCTTTTTGGCTCCAACGAGCACCTCATCAAAACAATCTTTATACAGGCATTGTATTTGTCAAGTGTGTGGATGACACTCATCTTTACTTACTTTAATGTTCTTCAGGCAGCTAATGCTGCAACTACTGATCAGGTTATGGCCAGAAAAGCTCGGAACACTATTCTTCTCCATGGCATACAGCTCCTTCTCTGCATGCTTGCTTATGTCACACCACttataaactattattttttgGCACTGTTCCCTAAATATAGAAGTACATTTATGTTTATCACCTATCTATTGTCTAATATATTTCCAAGACTACTCAGTCCTCTTATTTATGGAGTCCGAGatcaaaaaatgtttaaatatgttagCACATATCTGGGATTTGGTCAGTTTAGCACACAGGTTAGACCAGTGGGCAAGGAACCAAACTCTTAG